A window from Mya arenaria isolate MELC-2E11 chromosome 9, ASM2691426v1 encodes these proteins:
- the LOC128203135 gene encoding deacetylase Oant_2987-like isoform X1, whose translation MQVDTLIVHGRVIDPLNDVDKTLDVAIKDGKVFKVGENLNVAATETFDATGCLVTPGLIDAHVHCYEYATPISLNADKRCLSRGVTTVIDAGSSGASTFMGLRKYVMERSKTRVKCLLHIAMHGLASAGLSAGAGGGESDTLAILDEDSCVKCIQDNRDVIVGVKVRLSTDVCAMGKTEYEAYRRALNAAERCSVPLMTHHSMSTIPTQRALDPSAKLCCPGDLRPGDIYTHTYVGYPSTIVDAETRDVYSDVMDAKSRGVLFDVGHGAGGFNWTVAEIACKQNLYPDLLGTDLHVFSQDGPAYDLPSVMTKFLHIGMPLYDVVKSVTSAPALAYGITGETGSLTTGIAGDVTILKIDDCDFMLEDSVGQLRNIRRIIRHLAVWREGERIPVTFPKHLPSEESQQRSLKNLKDQEVKD comes from the exons ATGCAAGTCGACACGCTTATTGTACACGGGAGAGTTATTGATCCTCTTAATGACGTAGACAAAACATTAGATGTGGCAATAAAGGATGGAAAAGTGTTTAAGGTTGGGGAAAACCTAAACGTGGCGGCAACGGAAACATTTGATGCTACGGGTTGTCTTGTGACTCCTGGCCTGATTGACGCGCACGTGCATTGCTATGAATATGCCACGCCTATCAGTTTGAACGCGGACAAGCGATGTTTGTCCCGAGGGGTGACGACGGTCATAGATGCGGGTAGCTCGG GCGCGTCGACGTTTATGGGACTACGTAAGTACGTGATGGAGCGGTCAAAGACACGCGTCAAGTGCCTACTGCACATCGCGATGCATGGGTTGGCGTCCGCGGGCCTCTCTGCGGGAG CGGGTGGTGGAGAATCCGACACCCTTGCCATTTTGGACGAAGACTCCTGCGTGAAATGTATCCAGGACAATCGTGACGTCATTGTTGGCGTCAAAGTAAGACTGTCCACAGACGTCTGTGCCATGGGGAAGACAGAATATGAGGCATATCG TCGAGCATTGAATGCAGCAGAGCGATGTTCGGTGCCACTTATGACGCATCATTCCATGTCCACTATACCAACACAGAGGGCTCTAG ATCCTTCAGCGAAACTGTGTTGCCCTGGAGATCTGAGGCCAGGGGATATATACACGCATACATACGTTGGTTATCCAAGCACAATCGTTGACGCGGAAACACGTGACGTATACAGTGACGTTATGGATGCAAAATCACGTGGTGTTCTATTTGACGTAGGCCATGGCGCTGGCGGCTTTAACTGGACCGTTGCGGAAATCGCTTGCAAACAAAACCTCTACCCAGACCTACTAG GAACAGATCTGCATGTGTTTAGCCAAGATGGTCCTGCATACGATCTACCTTCTGTAATGACAAAGTTTCTGCATATTGGAATGCCGCTTTATGACGTCGTTAAGTCTGTGACGTCTGCTCCGGCTTTAGCATATGGAATCACTGGCGAAACAGGATCGCTTACTACTGGCATCGCTGGTGACGTaaccattttgaaaatagatGATTGCGACTTCATGCTGGAAGACTCTGTTGGTCAGTTACGAAATATACGTCGGATAATTCGACACTTGGCAGTTTGGAGAGAAGGGGAGAGAATTCCTGTCACTTTTCCCAAACACTTACCCTCTGAAGAGTCACAACAACGATCTTTAAAGAATCTTAAAGACCAAGAAGTTAAAGACTAG
- the LOC128203135 gene encoding deacetylase Oant_2987-like isoform X2: MQVDTLIVHGRVIDPLNDVDKTLDVAIKDGKVFKVGENLNVAATETFDATGCLVTPGLIDAHVHCYEYATPISLNADKRCLSRGVTTVIDAGSSAGGGESDTLAILDEDSCVKCIQDNRDVIVGVKVRLSTDVCAMGKTEYEAYRRALNAAERCSVPLMTHHSMSTIPTQRALDPSAKLCCPGDLRPGDIYTHTYVGYPSTIVDAETRDVYSDVMDAKSRGVLFDVGHGAGGFNWTVAEIACKQNLYPDLLGTDLHVFSQDGPAYDLPSVMTKFLHIGMPLYDVVKSVTSAPALAYGITGETGSLTTGIAGDVTILKIDDCDFMLEDSVGQLRNIRRIIRHLAVWREGERIPVTFPKHLPSEESQQRSLKNLKDQEVKD, from the exons ATGCAAGTCGACACGCTTATTGTACACGGGAGAGTTATTGATCCTCTTAATGACGTAGACAAAACATTAGATGTGGCAATAAAGGATGGAAAAGTGTTTAAGGTTGGGGAAAACCTAAACGTGGCGGCAACGGAAACATTTGATGCTACGGGTTGTCTTGTGACTCCTGGCCTGATTGACGCGCACGTGCATTGCTATGAATATGCCACGCCTATCAGTTTGAACGCGGACAAGCGATGTTTGTCCCGAGGGGTGACGACGGTCATAGATGCGGGTAGCTCGG CGGGTGGTGGAGAATCCGACACCCTTGCCATTTTGGACGAAGACTCCTGCGTGAAATGTATCCAGGACAATCGTGACGTCATTGTTGGCGTCAAAGTAAGACTGTCCACAGACGTCTGTGCCATGGGGAAGACAGAATATGAGGCATATCG TCGAGCATTGAATGCAGCAGAGCGATGTTCGGTGCCACTTATGACGCATCATTCCATGTCCACTATACCAACACAGAGGGCTCTAG ATCCTTCAGCGAAACTGTGTTGCCCTGGAGATCTGAGGCCAGGGGATATATACACGCATACATACGTTGGTTATCCAAGCACAATCGTTGACGCGGAAACACGTGACGTATACAGTGACGTTATGGATGCAAAATCACGTGGTGTTCTATTTGACGTAGGCCATGGCGCTGGCGGCTTTAACTGGACCGTTGCGGAAATCGCTTGCAAACAAAACCTCTACCCAGACCTACTAG GAACAGATCTGCATGTGTTTAGCCAAGATGGTCCTGCATACGATCTACCTTCTGTAATGACAAAGTTTCTGCATATTGGAATGCCGCTTTATGACGTCGTTAAGTCTGTGACGTCTGCTCCGGCTTTAGCATATGGAATCACTGGCGAAACAGGATCGCTTACTACTGGCATCGCTGGTGACGTaaccattttgaaaatagatGATTGCGACTTCATGCTGGAAGACTCTGTTGGTCAGTTACGAAATATACGTCGGATAATTCGACACTTGGCAGTTTGGAGAGAAGGGGAGAGAATTCCTGTCACTTTTCCCAAACACTTACCCTCTGAAGAGTCACAACAACGATCTTTAAAGAATCTTAAAGACCAAGAAGTTAAAGACTAG